One segment of Fusarium falciforme chromosome 13, complete sequence DNA contains the following:
- a CDS encoding MFS domain-containing protein, whose amino-acid sequence MMQDTKAFPGRDIERETGPEAIPVKKVRSQHGSVVPGAIQALDWDGPNDPDNPMNWPTGKKILHTAIPALYTFALTTGISTLVAGIPSIMLQFDKSRNLALLPVSLYTAGFVSGPTIAAPISELHGHRIIYQATFVLLVVFNVIAVASDNFVTLVIFRFLAGLGGSGVMAVGAGTLSDLWDPREVGRVGVAYVVAPFLGPSMGPPIGAYAVAQYDDWKWTVWVVLCILAPVGTGILFISETSKPRVLYLRAKKRDDKVRGEGLAAELKKMAKAMTKPRHIQSLFLGLYTGYSFAMMFSFFGSYAYVYSMVYGFDTRQIGLCYIAVIVVHWIIPVLTGVPFGWGTIASFLACLAYIAVTYGPADMASAVAANVIVRMHWERFFPCSLSRFTRAWVHWAGTLFAFISLAFIPVPWLLFWKGKELRKRSYYEASPY is encoded by the exons ATGATGCAAGACACCAAGGCTTTCCCCGGAAGGGACATTGAGCGTGAAACAGGCCCCGAAGCTATTCCCGTCAAAAAAGTACGGAGTCAACATGGTTCTGTGGTGCCCGGAGCCATCCAAGCTCTAGACTGGGATGGTCCAAATGACCCTGACAATCCCATGAACTGGCCGACTGGCAAGAAGATCTTGCACACGGCGATACCAGCTCTATACACCTTTGCCCT TACGACAGGTATTTCTACCCTCGTCGCCGGTATCCCGTCCATTATGCTCCAATTCGACAAAAGCCGaaacctcgccctcctcccagTGTCCCTCTACACCGCCGGCTTCGTCTCCGGACCAACCATCGCTGCTCCCATCTCAGAACTCCATGGCCATCGAATCATCTACCAAGCCACCtttgtcctcctcgtcgtcttcaatGTCATAGCCGTGGCGTCGGACAACTTCGTCACGCTAGTAATCTTCCGTTTCCTAGCCGGACTCGGAGGTTCCGGCGTCATGGCCGTCGGCGCCGGCACGCTATCGGACTTGTGGGATCCGAGGGAGGTCGGCCGGGTGGGGGTCGCGTACGTCGTGGCTCCCTTTCTTGGGCCGAGTATGGGACCTCCTATCGGGGCTTACGCGGTTGCCCAGTATGACGACTGGAAGTGGACGGTCTGGGTTGTCCTTTGCATCTTGGCACCTGTCGGCACTGGAATCTTGTTTATATCCGAGACCTCTAAGCCGAGGGTCCTTTACCTGCGGGCAAAGAAACGCGATGACAAAGTTAGAGGCGAAGGTCTAGCCGCGGaactgaagaagatggccaaggcaaTGACGAAGCCACGGCACAT CCAgtctctcttcctcggccTGTATACCGGCTACAGTTTTGCCATGATGTTCTCCTTCTTTGGCTCTTACGCATACGTATACTCAATGGTCTACGGTTTTGATACCCGGCAAATAGGACTTTGTTACATCGCAGTTATTGTTG TTCACTGGATCATCCCCGTGCTAACTGGTGTCCCCTTTGGATGGGGCACCATCGCGAGTTTCCTCGCTTGTCTAGCTTACATAGCCGTGACATATGGTCCAGCTGACATGGCATCTGCCGTTGCAGCTAACGTCATCGTGCGGATGCATTGGGAGCGGTTTTTCCCATGTTCATTATCCAGGTTTACGAGGGCTTGGGTTCACTGGGCTGGCACCTTGTTTGCTTTCATCAGTCTGGCCTTTATCCCTGTGCCTTGGCTGCTCTTCTGGAAGGGAAAGGAGTTGCGAAAGAGGAGCTACTATGAGGCCAGTCCCTACTAG